In a genomic window of Mercenaria mercenaria strain notata chromosome 19, MADL_Memer_1, whole genome shotgun sequence:
- the LOC128551148 gene encoding scavenger receptor class F member 1-like, whose product MFTKMEIILFAFLVLTASGANGSDFLCPNCIDGHCVTCGVRQMYCFNGCKNGYHGDNCDKECPEVCINCSRNFDVDKICHTCKDGFYSSSCENTCPSSCKSCTSASSCVECKDGYFGSVCQHGCSNCQSGSCSKIDGACLGACDAGYYGEKCDFKCADGCRSSSCYKNTGKCEECKQGYFGLSCQYTCGSGCNVTCDRYYGSCLGDCKPGWYGYNCLMLCGTGCESACNKSTGNCLQTCTKGYYGQKCDTKCGEGCKSSCERETGKCLLSCKDGYYGDTCSRQCGKGCSGSCAGENGSCRTECVTGWYGAKCDQQCSSGCNGSCERQSGHCQSTCKEGYHGPLCKPCDHGCLDKKCDSRTGSCTNGCRKLYFMYRRVHGEFCNVSCPRYCKDGCDQKTGVCVNGCRSSSKYGDYCNMTCSPRCEGTCNQKTGTCDNGCEKRAPVYGKFCNKKCPKLCSFPFMCDQATGNCTCPPNYTGSKCDQCIDGKYGRKCLASCLTTCKTCTTANYCLSCKPGYFGHTCNLN is encoded by the exons ATGTTTACAAAGATGGagattattttatttgctttccTAG ttttgacaGCCAGTGGAGCAAACGGTTCAGATTTCTTGTGTCCTAATTGTATAGATGGCCACTGTGTTACATGTGGTGTGAGacaaatgtattgttttaatGGATGTAAAAACGGTTACCATGGTGATAACTGTGACAAGGAGTGCCCAGAAGTTTGCATTAACTGCTCGAGAAATTTTGATGTTGATAAAATATGCCACACTTGCAAAGATGGTTTCTACAGTTCATCCTGTGAAAACACGTGCCCAAGTTCGTGCAAATCGTGCACATCCGCCAGCAGCTGCGTTGAGTGTAAAGATGGATATTTTGGATCAGTTTGCCAGCACGGATGCAGCAACTGTCAGAGTGGTAGTTGTAGCAAAATTGACGGCGCTTGTTTGGGGGCTTGTGATGCTGGTTACTATGGTGAAAAATGCGATTTCAAATGTGCAGATGGCTGCAGATCGTCTAGTTGCTATAAAAACACAGGTAAATGTGAAGAATGTAAACAAGGATACTTTGGTCTATCTTGTCAGTACACATGTGGGAGTGGCTGTAATGTGACATGCGACAGGTACTACGGTTCCTGTTTAGGTGACTGCAAACCTGGCTGGTACGGATACAATTGCTTAATGCTATGCGGAACTGGCTGCGAATCAGCATGTAATAAAAGTACAGGAAACTGCTTGCAGACATGTACAAAGGGATATTACGGACAAAAATGTGATACTAAATGTGGAGAAGGGTGTAAATCGTCCTGCGAAAGAGAAACTGGCAAATGTCTCCTGTCATGTAAAGATGGATATTATGGCGACACATGTTCACGTCAATGTGGAAAAGGTTGCAGTGGTTCGTGCGCAGGAGAAAACGGCTCATGTCGTACGGAATGTGTAACGGGTTGGTACGGTGCGAAATGTGATCAGCAATGCAGCAGTGGATGTAACGGTAGCTGTGAAAGACAAAGCGGACATTGCCAGTCTACTTGTAAGGAAGGTTATCATGGACCTTTATGTAAACCTTGTGATCATGGATGCTTGGATAAAAAATGTGACTCGCGGACGGGTTCCTGCACGAACGGGTGTAGAAAGTTATACTTTATGTACAGGCGCGTCCACGGAGAGTTCTGCAACGTGAGCTGTCCACGGTACTGTAAAGATGGTTGCGACCAGAAAACGGGAGTTTGTGTCAACGGATGCAGGTCTTCTTCTAAATACGGCGATTATTGCAACATGACATGCTCTCCTCGCTGCGAGGGTACATGTAATCAGAAAACTGGTACCTGTGACAATGGGTGCGAAAAGAGAGCTCCTGTCTACGGCAAATTTTGTAATAAGAAATGTCCAAAATTGTGTTCCTTTCCCTTTATGTGTGATCAAGCGACTGGGAACTGCACTTGTCCACCTAATTACACCGGAAGTAAATGCGATCAATGCATTGATGGGAAGTATGGAAGAAAGTGCTTAGCTTCTTGCCTTACCACCTGTAAAACATGCACAACAGCCAATTACTGTCTCTCTTGCAAACCTGGATATTTCGGACATACGTGCAATTTGAACTGA